A portion of the Parasteatoda tepidariorum isolate YZ-2023 chromosome 5, CAS_Ptep_4.0, whole genome shotgun sequence genome contains these proteins:
- the LOC139425586 gene encoding uncharacterized protein — protein MDPITSSLVILISCYEHFEKSDSFIRNEVDDFEEWLRDKTENHEIIRADDSYKEFNQNFKHQSNSHVIETPTKEHNGFSFDQNPLHRNEHFGLSQDQNLLPVNEHSEISQDRHQLFVKENSGLSQDQNILSTNEQSGFPQHSGLYNAFEKFSNDKRFPTDTSKSSFSSQNANSEQDLKASGIFSSENKNSDSGEEIFYYRRGKADADDPLKELFKVLTQQKVGDKAKRVPRHITERHETGQTIADNHVGSCPISSVPRDDKLCTKGSKYIVGQFNSSKYAEKLYGEMLRKIPHSDEFMCSYTTYGSVNERAICPYVLNISERNPDRLPERLFFAKCSCQMSRSGNFHQTVCIELKVKVPVLWRMECQENSFKYQEGWDEIVVACVPSHFTMANSRLANNINMNGPQM, from the coding sequence tttagttattcttatttcttgctatgagcattttgaaaaatctgattCTTTCATAAGAAATGAAGTGGATGATTTTGAGGAATGGTTGAGAGACAAAACtgaaaatcatgaaattatCAGAGCTGATGATTCGTACAAAgaattcaatcaaaattttaaacatcaatCAAACAGCCATGTTATTGAAACCCCTACCAAAGAACACAATGGATTTTCTTTTGATCAAAATCCTTTACACAGAAATGAACATTTTGGACTTTCTCAAGATCAAAATCTGTTACCAGTTAATGAACATTCTGAAATTTCTCAAGATCGACATCAATTATTCGTTAAAGAAAACTCTGGTTTATCTCAAGATCAGAATATCTTATCCACGAATGAGCAGTCTGGATTTCCTCAACATTCTGGTTTATataatgcttttgaaaaattctcTAATGATAAAAGATTTCCAACTGATACTTCCAAAAGCTCTTTTTCAAGTCAGAATGCAAATTCTGAACAAGACTTAAAGGCTTCTGgcattttttcttcagaaaataaaaattctgattctGGAGAAGAGATATTTTACTACAGGCGAGGTAAAGCAGACGCAGACGATCCtctaaaagaacttttcaaagttttaacaCAACAGAAAGTGGGTGACAAAGCCAAGCGTGTTCCAAGACATATAACGGAGAGACACGAAACTGGTCAAACTATTGCTGACAATCACGTTGGTAGTTGTCCGATATCAAGTGTGCCTCGAGATGACAAATTGTGCACAAAAGGATCCAAATACATCGTGGGACAGTTCAACAGTTCTAAATATGCTGAAAAACTTTACGGGGAAATGTTACGCAAAATACCCCATTCTGACGAATTCATGTGTTCTTATACCACTTATGGCAGTGTAAATGAGCGCGCGATTTGTCCATATGTGTTGAATATATCAGAAAGAAATCCTGACCGGTTGCCTGAGAGACTGTTCTTTGCAAAGTGTTCTTGTCAAATGTCCCGAAGTGGTAATTTTCACCAAACAGTCTGCATTGAGTTAAAGGTTAAAGTCCCTGTTTTGTGGCGAATGGAATGCCAAGAGAATTCTTTCAAATATCAGGAGGGATGGGACGAAATCGTTGTTGCTTGCGTTCCTAGTCACTTCACGATGGCAAATTCGAGGTTGGCCAATAATATAAACATGAACGGGCCACAAATGTAG